A single Candidatus Neomarinimicrobiota bacterium DNA region contains:
- a CDS encoding geranylgeranylglycerol-phosphate geranylgeranyltransferase, with protein MDKLVVHIRLLRPLNLFISALTVFMIAHALGYLGNWILVLIAMAVVLSYNAAGNALNDYMDYESDAVNRPDRPISSGKVNRRAALIMSIVLFGIGTVCAFSLLFEAKVVAIGIALPLLVLYSLRLKKLPLIGNVTVSLLLGLTFIFCGYVFDGFQHILIPAALAFGLTLVRELVKDISDMEGDKNALMQTFPIMAGLRNAVSLSVFLAMVTGLGALLPYWFGIYGNIYLIILVFGVEIPMMTSVALLVNNPAISTAIRSARILKFSTIMGLSALYFGMLYAI; from the coding sequence GTGGATAAACTCGTTGTGCATATTCGGTTGCTTCGTCCATTAAACCTTTTCATTTCTGCTTTAACTGTTTTTATGATTGCTCATGCACTTGGATATCTTGGGAACTGGATTCTTGTTCTCATCGCCATGGCAGTTGTGCTGTCATATAATGCAGCAGGCAACGCATTAAATGATTATATGGATTATGAATCGGATGCAGTGAACCGACCGGATCGCCCAATAAGTTCAGGCAAAGTGAATCGCCGGGCCGCTTTGATAATGTCTATTGTTTTGTTTGGGATTGGAACTGTATGTGCCTTTTCGCTTTTGTTTGAAGCAAAAGTGGTGGCCATTGGAATTGCGCTGCCATTATTAGTTCTTTACAGTTTGCGATTAAAAAAACTACCGCTCATTGGCAACGTAACTGTTTCGTTATTGCTAGGACTCACTTTTATATTTTGCGGATATGTTTTTGATGGTTTTCAGCATATACTTATTCCTGCGGCTCTTGCTTTTGGACTTACCCTTGTGCGGGAATTGGTCAAAGATATTTCGGATATGGAAGGGGATAAAAATGCGTTAATGCAAACATTCCCGATTATGGCAGGTTTACGAAATGCAGTATCGCTATCTGTTTTTCTTGCAATGGTAACCGGACTTGGTGCTCTTTTACCGTATTGGTTTGGCATCTATGGAAATATTTATCTCATTATTTTAGTTTTTGGCGTTGAGATTCCAATGATGACCTCCGTAGCTTTACTAGTGAACAATCCTGCAATTTCCACCGCAATCCGTTCTGCCCGGATTTTAAAATTTAGTACAATTATGGGTTTGTCTGCCTTGTACTTTGGAATGCTTTATGCCATCTGA
- the prmC gene encoding peptide chain release factor N(5)-glutamine methyltransferase, with product MNTDSVASVATARVKDVVDDAKSTFSTHGLDHPANDAEWLMMSIIHCSRSDFFLHPDKLLSSEQHNKFQQAVNRRIKGEPPQYIIGEMEFYGRSFKVNPSVLIPRPETERLISETIPMTRLFNRPKIIDIGVGSGNIAITLAKELPESTIVGVEVSKEAVAVAEENKILHKSENFMCICLDVLTHHPDGIFDIMVSNPPYISVDEMSGIMSDVREFEPRSALTDGSDGLMFYKRYIQLAPLILVPGGWMIFEVGGGNHSEKVYNLFAHSAFQHCELIKDYNGDDRILKVQYCG from the coding sequence ATGAATACCGACTCCGTTGCTTCAGTTGCAACAGCAAGAGTCAAAGATGTAGTAGATGATGCAAAATCTACTTTTAGTACTCATGGTCTTGATCATCCTGCCAATGATGCCGAATGGTTGATGATGTCTATCATCCACTGTTCCCGATCTGATTTTTTCCTGCACCCCGACAAGCTACTTTCTTCTGAACAGCACAATAAGTTTCAACAAGCAGTTAATAGAAGAATTAAAGGAGAGCCTCCGCAATATATTATAGGTGAAATGGAATTTTACGGCCGTTCTTTTAAAGTAAATCCATCTGTACTAATTCCAAGACCGGAAACAGAACGTCTTATTTCCGAAACAATTCCAATGACTAGATTATTTAACCGCCCAAAGATTATCGATATTGGAGTAGGGTCGGGGAATATTGCTATTACGTTGGCAAAAGAACTTCCTGAATCCACTATTGTGGGAGTGGAGGTTTCGAAGGAAGCGGTTGCAGTTGCCGAAGAGAATAAAATTTTACACAAAAGTGAAAATTTTATGTGCATTTGTCTGGATGTTCTAACTCACCATCCCGATGGAATATTTGATATAATGGTTTCAAATCCACCATATATCTCTGTAGATGAAATGAGCGGAATTATGTCCGATGTAAGGGAATTTGAACCACGATCTGCGTTAACTGACGGTTCTGATGGTTTAATGTTTTATAAAAGATATATACAATTAGCACCCTTGATTCTTGTTCCCGGTGGGTGGATGATTTTTGAAGTTGGCGGAGGAAATCATAGCGAAAAGGTCTATAATCTCTTTGCTCATTCTGCATTTCAGCATTGTGAGCTAATCAAGGATTACAATGGAGATGACAGAATATTGAAAGTGCAGTATTGTGGATAA
- the prfA gene encoding peptide chain release factor 1, which produces MKDKIISVIARHGELEQLMTEQAVLSNSDKLKEVAREHRHLSPIVLEGDKYLALIEQINDDLEILKGSDEELKSIAQAELKTLQENKKDSEEALKVMLIPKDPNDDKNTIIEIRAGTGGDEAGLFVADLYRMYERFSERNQWTKEAIGISETGIGGFKEVTFSLKGEGCYGLMKFEGGVHRVQRIPKTETSGRVHTSAATVAVLPEAEEVDIEVLDQDLKIDTYRASGAGGQHVNKTESAIRITHLPTGLVVTCQDEKSQHKNKAAALKVLRARLLAAEQERQAKERAVERKSMVSTGDRSAKIRTYNFPQGRITDHRINYTSYRLEENLDGDLFEMIESLQLAEQQSLLDSE; this is translated from the coding sequence ATGAAAGATAAAATTATATCCGTTATTGCGCGCCATGGGGAATTAGAACAACTGATGACAGAACAAGCTGTTTTATCTAATTCAGATAAATTAAAAGAGGTTGCACGCGAACATCGTCATTTATCGCCCATTGTGTTAGAGGGCGATAAATATCTTGCTTTAATTGAGCAAATAAATGATGACCTTGAAATTCTCAAAGGAAGTGATGAAGAATTAAAATCGATCGCTCAAGCTGAATTAAAAACGCTTCAAGAAAATAAAAAAGACTCTGAGGAAGCTTTAAAAGTGATGCTTATCCCCAAAGATCCTAATGACGATAAAAACACCATTATTGAAATTCGTGCAGGAACAGGTGGAGATGAAGCCGGATTGTTTGTTGCAGATTTGTATCGGATGTATGAACGGTTTTCGGAAAGAAATCAATGGACCAAAGAGGCTATTGGTATTAGCGAAACGGGCATTGGAGGATTCAAAGAAGTAACTTTTTCTCTAAAAGGCGAAGGTTGCTATGGCCTCATGAAATTTGAAGGCGGTGTTCATCGGGTTCAAAGAATTCCAAAAACGGAAACAAGCGGGCGGGTTCACACCTCCGCCGCAACAGTTGCAGTTCTTCCAGAAGCAGAAGAGGTTGATATTGAAGTCCTAGATCAGGATTTAAAAATTGATACATATAGGGCGAGCGGTGCAGGCGGCCAGCATGTGAATAAAACAGAATCTGCTATTCGAATTACCCATTTACCAACCGGATTAGTGGTAACCTGCCAGGATGAAAAATCTCAACATAAAAATAAAGCAGCAGCATTAAAGGTTTTGCGTGCTCGTCTTCTTGCCGCCGAACAAGAACGGCAAGCTAAAGAACGTGCGGTTGAAAGGAAGTCGATGGTTTCCACTGGCGATCGATCTGCAAAAATTCGCACTTACAATTTTCCCCAAGGAAGAATTACGGATCATAGAATTAACTATACATCCTATCGCTTAGAAGAAAATTTAGATGGTGACTTATTTGAAATGATTGAATCCCTTCAGTTGGCAGAACAACAATCCCTGTTGGACTCAGAATAA
- the rpmE gene encoding 50S ribosomal protein L31 has translation MKTDIHPDYKKGTVHCACGHTFEVFSTVGDQRIEICSVCHPFFTGKQKLVDTAGRIEKFKKKYGEKTQ, from the coding sequence ATGAAAACAGACATCCATCCGGATTATAAAAAAGGAACAGTTCACTGCGCTTGCGGACACACCTTTGAAGTGTTTAGTACCGTTGGCGACCAGCGGATTGAAATTTGTTCAGTCTGCCATCCGTTTTTTACCGGAAAGCAAAAGCTGGTTGATACGGCAGGTCGTATTGAAAAATTCAAAAAGAAATACGGCGAAAAGACTCAATAA
- a CDS encoding pyridoxal phosphate-dependent aminotransferase, which produces MTKSVQLADRVTRVKPSFTLEMTSKAAELRAQGVNIVNFSVGEPDFNTPENIRNAAKEAMDAGFTKYTSGAGMIDLREAICKKLNRENHLEYTPDQILVSNGEKQSLYLACQVLFQEGDQVIIFSPYWVSFPEFVTLSEAEPIIIGTNPDKQFEPNFDELESKINSNIKGVIMNSPSNPTGGVWSNEAVKMLLDLAAKHHWVIISDECYERLVFNDEFTSTQTLNHNNVEVLTCMSLSKTYAMTGWRIGYAAGNKTIIKAMSKIQGQATSCANSIGQKAAVEALNGDQSAVSEMRTTFLRRRDLMLELLKEIPHISCVVPNGAFYVFPDFSHYLGKKINGKTMNDSFDLCDYLLETARVVTVPGDGFGAPGHIRLSFATNSKTIKDGMKRIKTALLKLN; this is translated from the coding sequence ATGACCAAATCTGTTCAATTAGCCGATCGAGTGACCCGCGTTAAACCGTCGTTCACTCTTGAAATGACTAGCAAGGCAGCCGAGCTCCGTGCCCAAGGAGTTAATATTGTCAATTTTAGTGTTGGGGAACCTGATTTCAATACGCCGGAGAATATTCGCAATGCTGCAAAGGAAGCTATGGACGCAGGGTTTACGAAATACACATCTGGCGCAGGCATGATTGATTTGAGGGAAGCGATTTGTAAAAAATTAAATCGTGAAAACCATCTTGAATACACGCCAGATCAAATTCTTGTATCCAATGGTGAAAAACAAAGTCTCTACCTTGCGTGTCAGGTGTTATTTCAGGAGGGTGATCAGGTCATTATTTTTTCACCCTATTGGGTTTCTTTTCCGGAATTTGTGACTCTGTCAGAGGCAGAGCCGATCATTATTGGTACGAACCCGGATAAACAGTTTGAACCCAATTTTGATGAACTTGAGTCAAAAATAAACAGCAACATTAAGGGCGTCATCATGAATTCGCCTTCTAATCCTACAGGCGGAGTTTGGTCAAACGAAGCGGTAAAAATGTTGCTCGATCTTGCCGCCAAACATCACTGGGTTATTATTTCTGACGAATGTTATGAGCGCCTTGTTTTTAATGACGAATTCACAAGTACGCAAACTTTAAATCATAACAATGTTGAGGTTCTAACGTGTATGAGCTTATCAAAGACTTATGCAATGACCGGATGGCGAATTGGATATGCTGCGGGGAATAAAACTATTATTAAAGCGATGTCAAAAATTCAGGGTCAGGCTACATCCTGCGCAAATTCTATTGGGCAAAAGGCCGCTGTAGAAGCGCTTAACGGGGATCAATCCGCTGTGAGTGAAATGCGCACAACGTTTCTAAGACGGCGTGATTTAATGCTAGAACTATTAAAAGAAATCCCGCATATATCCTGCGTTGTACCCAATGGCGCTTTTTATGTTTTTCCTGATTTCTCGCATTATCTGGGTAAGAAAATCAATGGAAAAACGATGAATGATTCATTTGATTTATGTGATTATTTATTGGAAACTGCACGTGTTGTTACCGTCCCAGGTGATGGTTTTGGCGCTCCCGGGCATATTCGGCTCTCGTTTGCCACCAATTCGAAAACAATTAAAGATGGTATGAAAAGAATTAAAACAGCATTATTAAAACTGAATTGA
- the rho gene encoding transcription termination factor Rho: protein MDVNELQALNINKLTEMASKLEIQDLSGLNKQELIVQILAAQKEKAGNVTARGVLEVLQEGYGFLRSPDFNYLPGPDDIYVSPSQIKRFGLRTGHEVSGEIRPPKAKERFYAMLKVDVVNGESVEKIKRTILFDNLTPLYPEEKFNLEVESKNLSMRILNLIAPIGKGQRGLIVAQPKTGKTILLQKIANAILANHSETKMLILLIDERPEEVTDMKRHVNAEVVSSTFDEPPERHVAVADMALQKARRMVEYGHDVVILLDSLTRLARAHNAVIPHSGKILSGGVDANALKKPKQFFGSARNTEEKGSLTIVATALIDTGSRMDEVIFEEFKGTGNMELVLDRRLADRRIFPSFDLIRSGTRKEELLLGKKTLSRMWILRKLLNEMNVVEAMEFLQERMRRSKTNEEFLDTMSQ from the coding sequence ATGGATGTTAATGAACTACAAGCGTTAAACATAAATAAACTCACCGAAATGGCCAGTAAACTTGAAATTCAAGATTTATCAGGGCTGAATAAACAAGAATTAATTGTTCAGATTTTAGCAGCCCAAAAGGAAAAAGCCGGCAATGTAACTGCGCGGGGAGTGCTAGAGGTTTTGCAGGAAGGATACGGTTTTTTACGGAGCCCGGATTTTAATTATCTTCCCGGTCCGGATGATATTTATGTAAGCCCATCTCAAATCAAGCGTTTTGGATTACGTACGGGACATGAAGTTTCCGGTGAAATCCGCCCACCAAAAGCAAAAGAGCGGTTTTATGCTATGCTAAAGGTGGATGTGGTGAACGGGGAATCTGTTGAAAAGATTAAACGAACCATACTTTTTGATAACCTTACGCCACTTTATCCCGAAGAAAAATTCAATTTAGAGGTTGAATCAAAGAATCTATCTATGCGCATTCTTAATTTAATTGCTCCTATTGGGAAAGGACAGCGTGGGTTAATTGTTGCTCAGCCGAAAACCGGTAAAACAATTCTGCTTCAAAAAATTGCAAATGCTATCTTAGCGAATCATTCGGAAACAAAAATGCTCATTTTGCTGATTGATGAACGTCCGGAAGAAGTAACAGATATGAAACGCCACGTAAATGCAGAAGTGGTAAGCTCTACCTTTGACGAACCGCCGGAAAGACATGTAGCGGTAGCTGACATGGCTCTACAAAAAGCACGGAGAATGGTTGAATACGGACACGATGTAGTTATTCTCCTTGATAGCCTTACGAGACTTGCAAGGGCACACAATGCTGTTATTCCCCATAGCGGAAAGATTTTATCTGGTGGAGTAGATGCCAATGCTCTAAAAAAACCAAAACAATTTTTTGGGTCAGCCCGGAACACCGAAGAAAAAGGTTCTCTCACTATTGTTGCTACGGCCCTTATTGACACGGGAAGTAGAATGGATGAAGTTATTTTTGAAGAGTTTAAAGGTACGGGGAATATGGAGTTGGTTCTTGATAGGAGATTAGCAGACAGAAGGATTTTTCCATCATTTGACCTTATTCGATCAGGAACCCGCAAAGAAGAATTGCTATTGGGAAAGAAAACGCTTTCCAGGATGTGGATTCTTCGAAAATTACTAAACGAAATGAATGTAGTTGAAGCTATGGAATTTTTACAGGAACGAATGAGACGAAGCAAAACGAATGAAGAATTTTTAGATACAATGAGTCAGTAA
- a CDS encoding bifunctional folylpolyglutamate synthase/dihydrofolate synthase, which produces MSQPSRSTDIQPILDRLFGLSRLGIKLGLDHTIKLLECCGNPHKYFRSIHIAGTNGKGSTATFIASILQEAGYKVGLYTSPHLISFNERISINGRLIPNQDIASFFLKFDTEIAKIKSTFYETTTALAFWYFKNNNVDVAVVETGLGGRLDSTNVLLPDVSVITPIGLDHCDRLGETISQIAREKAGIIKKNTPVLVSQKNETALSVIQEEAEKHSAPFILRGKVLEHCIENERSYFLYKEEKYNISLNGLHQCENAALAIETVRSFDTGINKHSIRNGIQQAGWKGRLEKISDKFNIYYDVAHNPQSIGVTLQTIASLYRMRPIGVMVLKDGKNISHISKKIKSRFKSLIVTSISGLGLYPSNVLKEALLKNGIMSNEIPHFETAMKKGQSLIGANRCLLIFGSHYIADKVYNEYDFSFGNGLK; this is translated from the coding sequence ATGTCTCAACCGTCACGCTCCACTGATATTCAACCCATTTTAGATCGCCTTTTTGGTCTTTCACGTCTTGGAATTAAACTTGGGCTTGATCATACAATAAAGCTGTTAGAATGTTGTGGAAATCCCCATAAATATTTTCGTTCTATTCATATTGCTGGAACCAATGGAAAAGGTTCTACGGCTACATTTATTGCATCTATTTTACAAGAGGCAGGATATAAAGTTGGACTATATACGTCTCCTCATTTGATTTCCTTTAATGAAAGAATAAGTATCAATGGTCGTTTAATTCCAAATCAGGATATTGCCTCGTTTTTTTTAAAATTTGATACAGAAATTGCTAAAATAAAATCCACCTTTTACGAGACGACAACAGCATTGGCATTTTGGTATTTTAAAAATAATAATGTAGATGTTGCTGTTGTGGAAACCGGGTTGGGTGGCAGATTAGATTCTACCAATGTTTTATTACCAGATGTGAGCGTAATTACTCCCATAGGCTTGGATCACTGTGATCGTCTTGGGGAAACTATTTCTCAGATTGCTCGAGAGAAAGCAGGAATTATTAAGAAAAACACCCCGGTTTTGGTTTCACAGAAAAACGAGACAGCTTTAAGTGTAATTCAAGAAGAAGCCGAAAAACACTCCGCGCCATTCATTCTTCGTGGGAAAGTTTTAGAACATTGTATTGAGAATGAAAGGAGCTATTTTTTGTACAAAGAGGAAAAATATAACATTTCTTTGAATGGATTGCATCAATGTGAGAATGCCGCACTGGCAATTGAAACTGTTCGGTCATTTGATACTGGAATAAATAAGCATAGTATTCGAAATGGCATCCAACAAGCTGGGTGGAAAGGCAGATTAGAAAAAATTTCTGACAAATTTAATATTTATTATGATGTAGCTCATAATCCTCAAAGCATTGGCGTAACGTTACAGACTATTGCATCATTATATAGAATGCGTCCCATTGGAGTCATGGTGTTGAAAGATGGAAAAAATATTTCACATATTTCCAAAAAGATCAAGTCTCGGTTTAAATCATTGATTGTAACAAGCATATCTGGATTAGGTTTATATCCTTCAAACGTTTTAAAGGAGGCGTTACTCAAAAATGGAATTATGTCGAACGAGATACCACATTTTGAAACTGCAATGAAGAAAGGTCAAAGCCTTATCGGAGCAAATCGGTGTCTATTGATTTTTGGTTCACATTATATTGCAGATAAGGTGTACAATGAATATGATTTTTCTTTTGGGAATGGTTTAAAATAG
- a CDS encoding glutamate racemase, with translation MRVADNRPIGVFDSGLGGLTVVKALQKLLPSESILYFGDTARVPYGNKSKNLIELYSTQISSFLYEKKCKAFVVACNTASAQALEVLQKTFPIPVIGVIEPGVNMAISTSKNGHIGVIGTVATIKSDAYEIALKNKNENVIVLNQPCPLFVPLVEEGWITGDVPKMVAKTYLKGMNADQVDTIILGCTHYPLLKEIIQSSANGDTILIDSAEAVATEVKQVLQKNDLITEISAQGKLESFVTDVPLRFEMLAHQFLGSPIAHVSTVTLH, from the coding sequence ATAAGGGTGGCTGATAATCGTCCTATTGGTGTTTTTGATTCCGGGCTTGGTGGGTTAACTGTGGTCAAAGCATTGCAAAAATTATTACCATCAGAATCTATTTTGTATTTTGGAGACACCGCCAGAGTACCCTACGGGAATAAAAGTAAAAATCTGATTGAATTATACTCGACACAAATCAGTTCTTTCCTTTATGAGAAAAAATGTAAAGCGTTTGTTGTTGCTTGTAATACCGCATCTGCTCAGGCACTAGAAGTTTTGCAGAAGACGTTCCCGATCCCAGTTATCGGCGTCATTGAGCCAGGCGTTAATATGGCAATTTCCACATCGAAAAACGGGCATATAGGTGTTATTGGTACTGTTGCAACTATTAAGTCTGATGCATATGAGATTGCCCTAAAAAACAAAAATGAAAATGTGATTGTATTAAATCAGCCATGTCCTCTATTCGTTCCTCTTGTTGAAGAAGGATGGATAACAGGAGATGTTCCGAAAATGGTTGCTAAAACGTATTTGAAGGGAATGAATGCAGACCAAGTTGATACAATTATTCTGGGATGCACCCACTATCCATTGCTTAAAGAAATTATCCAATCTTCCGCTAACGGTGATACAATACTGATTGATTCTGCAGAAGCTGTAGCCACGGAGGTGAAACAGGTATTACAAAAAAACGATTTAATCACAGAAATTAGCGCCCAAGGCAAGTTGGAAAGTTTTGTAACCGACGTGCCTCTTAGGTTCGAAATGTTAGCGCACCAGTTTCTTGGGTCTCCCATAGCACATGTCTCAACCGTCACGCTCCACTGA
- a CDS encoding N-acetylmuramoyl-L-alanine amidase, whose translation MIFRIIAIIITIVLIQSPGLASIRVLNRISQTEDELRTMESGPGTYVSARDLSRMLGMRDPFLNSERHKMVLYIMNHRVKISGKTSFIIINEKVYHLPTPVRVENDDLYLPAEPFFLILRHTIMPRIIYDARKELLDIDKVDFNITGLTINEKANGTILRIHTRERFPEKNISSFVNENGWFYLTVSGGLVDSSEIIRSETRGVVRRITVDQLDESVQLAFNLRSQIEGHEVYQGNNPNEIVITLRTPLSKSVDRIKDVRDKWRLNTIVLDAGHGGKDGGTVGRKGTKEKDITLDIAKRVARLLEKNTRIRVVLTRDEDVFVPLKKRTKIANESNGKIFVSIHVNANPNRRVRGFETYLLRPGKTDDAIAVAARENAVIKLEDRAQKKYGKSSGESLIMATMAQSMYLKESEELASIIQNELDDRLSSPNRGVKQAGFYVLIGASMTNVLIETGFLSNSIEEKNMKKPEYRQKIAKGIYSAILKFKKSREKVLAEG comes from the coding sequence ATGATTTTCAGAATAATAGCGATTATAATAACCATTGTTTTGATTCAATCTCCCGGATTGGCATCGATTCGTGTATTAAACCGAATCAGTCAAACCGAAGATGAATTACGAACGATGGAATCCGGTCCGGGTACCTATGTATCTGCAAGAGATTTATCAAGAATGTTAGGAATGCGGGACCCTTTTCTGAATTCTGAGCGACATAAGATGGTTTTATATATTATGAACCACAGAGTAAAAATTTCCGGTAAGACAAGTTTTATAATTATCAATGAGAAAGTATACCACTTACCCACTCCCGTCCGGGTTGAAAACGATGATTTGTATCTTCCCGCCGAACCCTTTTTTTTGATTTTACGCCATACGATCATGCCGAGGATTATTTATGATGCACGGAAAGAACTATTAGATATAGACAAAGTTGATTTTAATATTACTGGATTAACTATAAATGAAAAAGCCAATGGAACCATTCTACGCATTCACACACGCGAACGATTTCCTGAGAAAAATATTAGTTCATTTGTCAATGAAAATGGTTGGTTTTATTTAACTGTTTCCGGTGGGTTAGTTGATAGCTCTGAAATCATCCGAAGTGAAACACGAGGAGTGGTGCGACGGATTACAGTTGATCAACTTGACGAGTCTGTACAATTGGCATTTAACCTTCGGTCGCAAATTGAAGGGCATGAGGTGTATCAGGGGAACAATCCTAATGAAATAGTTATAACATTAAGAACTCCCCTGTCTAAAAGTGTGGACCGCATTAAAGATGTTCGGGATAAATGGCGACTTAATACGATTGTGCTCGACGCTGGGCATGGAGGCAAGGATGGTGGAACTGTTGGTCGAAAAGGAACGAAAGAAAAAGATATAACATTAGACATTGCTAAAAGGGTGGCGAGATTACTTGAAAAAAATACACGAATTCGAGTAGTCCTTACTAGAGATGAAGACGTGTTTGTGCCATTGAAGAAAAGAACCAAAATTGCGAACGAATCAAACGGAAAAATATTTGTCAGCATTCATGTTAATGCAAACCCAAACCGACGCGTAAGAGGATTTGAAACCTATTTACTTCGACCGGGGAAAACAGATGATGCTATCGCAGTAGCTGCAAGAGAAAATGCGGTAATCAAACTCGAAGACAGAGCCCAAAAGAAGTATGGTAAATCTTCCGGAGAAAGTCTAATAATGGCTACAATGGCTCAAAGTATGTATTTGAAAGAAAGTGAAGAATTGGCATCTATCATTCAAAACGAACTGGACGACAGATTGTCATCCCCAAATCGTGGGGTGAAACAAGCAGGGTTTTATGTATTAATTGGTGCAAGTATGACGAATGTGCTGATTGAAACAGGATTTCTTTCGAATTCAATTGAAGAAAAAAATATGAAAAAACCTGAATATAGACAAAAGATCGCTAAAGGGATTTACTCAGCAATTCTTAAGTTTAAAAAATCCAGAGAAAAAGTTTTAGCCGAGGGATAA
- a CDS encoding glycosyltransferase, whose product MRKVTFSIIIPCYNVQNTIEPCIKSVLNQSIDKETFEVILVDDGSTDSTSSKIMEFANHPNVLIQSLENNRGLSVARNTGISVSNGSILCFLDSDMTVGSTWLEIFRNRFEDKSIVGVVGDCRLPADVKPNKLDHYFYSSIRGARQFSKEAILGFQWFLFNNTALRRFVIEKVGLFNEDYVSYGGEDTELAIRIWESFPNGLRTSANAFSEHHHQRSLKDFLQTMEYYGETNFPRLINAFPKYKKQLGGDWINTMKGYLFFNPIIGILVPILDRFINSYLLVRYQVIYSVIKGARNSNK is encoded by the coding sequence ATGAGAAAAGTCACTTTTTCTATTATAATTCCCTGCTACAATGTTCAAAATACAATAGAGCCATGCATCAAAAGTGTCTTAAACCAATCCATTGATAAAGAGACATTTGAAGTGATATTGGTGGATGACGGGTCAACAGATAGTACCAGCTCTAAGATTATGGAATTTGCAAATCATCCGAATGTTTTGATTCAATCCTTAGAAAATAATCGCGGACTTTCTGTAGCAAGAAATACAGGGATTAGCGTATCTAATGGTTCAATTCTTTGTTTCCTTGATAGTGATATGACAGTTGGATCAACGTGGTTGGAAATATTCCGCAATCGTTTTGAAGATAAATCTATCGTTGGCGTTGTTGGAGATTGCCGCTTGCCCGCTGATGTAAAACCCAATAAACTTGATCATTATTTTTATTCGTCGATCCGTGGCGCACGTCAATTTTCCAAAGAAGCCATTTTGGGTTTTCAATGGTTTCTCTTCAACAATACGGCCTTGAGAAGATTTGTTATTGAAAAAGTTGGGTTATTTAACGAGGATTACGTCTCTTATGGAGGTGAAGATACTGAACTCGCAATTCGCATTTGGGAATCCTTTCCCAATGGATTGAGGACCTCTGCAAACGCATTCAGCGAGCATCACCACCAGCGTAGTTTAAAGGATTTTTTACAAACAATGGAATATTATGGAGAAACCAATTTTCCTCGTCTGATAAATGCTTTTCCGAAGTACAAAAAACAGTTAGGAGGCGATTGGATTAATACCATGAAAGGCTATCTGTTTTTCAACCCCATTATTGGGATTTTGGTACCCATTTTAGATAGGTTTATTAATAGCTATTTGTTGGTACGCTATCAAGTGATTTATAGTGTTATTAAAGGTGCGAGAAATTCAAATAAATGA